From Cheilinus undulatus linkage group 17, ASM1832078v1, whole genome shotgun sequence, one genomic window encodes:
- the coq4 gene encoding ubiquinone biosynthesis protein COQ4 homolog, mitochondrial isoform X1, translating into MWLNVGRGLQRLNQRQCCLFPTAVCARQLYNSGTELSDSGYDVLYPGHINTTPIQKALLAVGSGVAALQNPYRHDMVAVLGETTGHLALINLRDRMRNDPEGYTVLTERPRIRLSTLDLDMMASLPDGSFGREYLRFLEDNHVTPDSRADVKFVDNEELAYVMQRYREVHDLMHTLLGMPTNMLGEVAVKWFEAAQTGLPMCALGAVLGPLRLNASRLQTLFTSLGPWALQNGRRSRCILSVFYERRWEQSLEDLRQELNIEPPPVIVSATNKRNI; encoded by the exons ATGTGGCTGAACGTTGGCAGAGGTCTCCAACGGTTGAATCAGCGACAATGCTGTTTATTCCCCACAG CAGTGTGTGCACGCCAGCTGTATAATAGTGGCACCGAGTTATCAGACAGCGGCTATGATGTGCTCTATCCCGGGCATATCAACACCACCCCTATCCAGAAAGCCCTGTTGGCTGTGGGTTCGGGTGTGGCAGCTCTCCAAAATCCCTACAGACATG ACATGGTTGCAGTTCTTGGTGAGACGACTGGACACCTAGCTTTGATTAATCTCCGAGACAGAATGAGAAACGATCCTGAAGGATACACTGTCCTAAC AGAGAGGCCAAGGATCAGGCTGTCTACACTGGATCTGGACATGATGGCCTCCCTGCCTGATGGCTCTTTCGGGCGAGAGTACCTCCGTTTTCTGGAGGACAAT CATGTGACCCCTGACTCCAGGGCTGACGTGAAGTTTGTGGACAATGAGGAGCTGGCGTACGTCATGCAGAGATATAGAGAGGTTCATGACCTGATGCATACTTTACTGGGAATGCCCACTAACATGCTGG GTGAAGTGGCAGTGAAGTGGTTCGAAGCCGCTCAGACTGGACTTCCCATGTGTGCTCTTGGAGCTGTGTTGGGGCCGCTTCGGCTCAATGCGAG CCGTTTACAGACTCTTTTCACCTCCCTGGGTCCCTGGGCTCTGCAGAATGGCCGGCGGTCCCGCTGCATCCTCAGCGTCTTCTACGAGAGACGGTGGGAGCAGAGTCTGgaggacctcagacaggagCTCAACATAGAGCCGCCTCCTGTCATAGTCAGTGCTACAAACAAGAGGAACATCTGA
- the coq4 gene encoding ubiquinone biosynthesis protein COQ4 homolog, mitochondrial isoform X2: MWLNVGRGLQRLNQRQCCLFPTVCARQLYNSGTELSDSGYDVLYPGHINTTPIQKALLAVGSGVAALQNPYRHDMVAVLGETTGHLALINLRDRMRNDPEGYTVLTERPRIRLSTLDLDMMASLPDGSFGREYLRFLEDNHVTPDSRADVKFVDNEELAYVMQRYREVHDLMHTLLGMPTNMLGEVAVKWFEAAQTGLPMCALGAVLGPLRLNASRLQTLFTSLGPWALQNGRRSRCILSVFYERRWEQSLEDLRQELNIEPPPVIVSATNKRNI, encoded by the exons ATGTGGCTGAACGTTGGCAGAGGTCTCCAACGGTTGAATCAGCGACAATGCTGTTTATTCCCCACAG TGTGTGCACGCCAGCTGTATAATAGTGGCACCGAGTTATCAGACAGCGGCTATGATGTGCTCTATCCCGGGCATATCAACACCACCCCTATCCAGAAAGCCCTGTTGGCTGTGGGTTCGGGTGTGGCAGCTCTCCAAAATCCCTACAGACATG ACATGGTTGCAGTTCTTGGTGAGACGACTGGACACCTAGCTTTGATTAATCTCCGAGACAGAATGAGAAACGATCCTGAAGGATACACTGTCCTAAC AGAGAGGCCAAGGATCAGGCTGTCTACACTGGATCTGGACATGATGGCCTCCCTGCCTGATGGCTCTTTCGGGCGAGAGTACCTCCGTTTTCTGGAGGACAAT CATGTGACCCCTGACTCCAGGGCTGACGTGAAGTTTGTGGACAATGAGGAGCTGGCGTACGTCATGCAGAGATATAGAGAGGTTCATGACCTGATGCATACTTTACTGGGAATGCCCACTAACATGCTGG GTGAAGTGGCAGTGAAGTGGTTCGAAGCCGCTCAGACTGGACTTCCCATGTGTGCTCTTGGAGCTGTGTTGGGGCCGCTTCGGCTCAATGCGAG CCGTTTACAGACTCTTTTCACCTCCCTGGGTCCCTGGGCTCTGCAGAATGGCCGGCGGTCCCGCTGCATCCTCAGCGTCTTCTACGAGAGACGGTGGGAGCAGAGTCTGgaggacctcagacaggagCTCAACATAGAGCCGCCTCCTGTCATAGTCAGTGCTACAAACAAGAGGAACATCTGA